From the Halorhodospira halophila genome, one window contains:
- the tsaD gene encoding tRNA (adenosine(37)-N6)-threonylcarbamoyltransferase complex transferase subunit TsaD: MRVLGIESSCDETAAAVYCRREGLLAHAVHSQVVDHAAYGGVVPELASRDHVRKLPGLVNGVLRDAGLTPAELDGVAWTRGPGLPGALMVGAAFARTLAWARGLPAVGVHHMEGHLLAPLLEPDPPAMPLVALLVSGGHTMLVQVADFGRYRVLGESVDDAAGEAFDKTARLLQLPYPGGPSIARLAAEGTPGAVRLPRPMTDRPGLDFSFSGLKTAVLHAVEAAGDDPRGRADIAHGFQEAVVDTLVIKCRRALEQTGAGRLVVSGGVGANARLRERLDEAGRASGFTAHYPRLELCTDNAAMIAYTGLRRLEAGHRDDLDFSVRPRWPLAELR; the protein is encoded by the coding sequence GTGCGCGTACTAGGTATCGAGAGTTCCTGTGACGAAACCGCCGCGGCGGTCTACTGCCGCCGCGAGGGTCTGCTGGCGCACGCCGTGCACAGCCAGGTGGTCGACCATGCCGCTTATGGCGGGGTTGTGCCGGAGCTGGCCTCACGGGATCACGTGCGCAAGTTGCCCGGGTTGGTCAACGGGGTGCTGCGTGACGCCGGCCTGACGCCGGCGGAGCTCGACGGCGTCGCCTGGACCCGCGGCCCCGGCCTGCCCGGGGCGTTGATGGTCGGGGCCGCCTTCGCGCGGACTCTGGCCTGGGCCCGCGGCCTGCCCGCCGTCGGCGTCCACCACATGGAGGGGCATCTGCTGGCTCCGCTGCTCGAGCCGGATCCGCCGGCGATGCCGCTGGTGGCCCTGTTGGTCTCCGGGGGGCATACCATGCTGGTGCAGGTGGCGGACTTTGGCCGCTACCGCGTCCTTGGGGAGTCGGTGGATGACGCCGCCGGCGAGGCGTTCGACAAGACCGCCCGGCTGCTGCAGCTGCCGTATCCCGGTGGTCCGTCCATCGCCCGCCTGGCCGCGGAAGGGACTCCGGGCGCGGTGCGCCTGCCGCGGCCGATGACCGACCGGCCGGGGCTCGATTTCAGCTTCAGCGGGCTGAAGACCGCCGTCCTGCATGCCGTCGAGGCTGCCGGGGACGACCCCCGGGGGCGGGCGGACATCGCCCACGGATTCCAGGAGGCGGTGGTGGATACCCTGGTGATCAAGTGCCGGCGTGCGCTCGAGCAGACCGGCGCGGGCCGGCTGGTGGTCTCGGGCGGGGTGGGGGCCAACGCCCGGCTGCGCGAGCGGCTCGACGAGGCCGGGCGCGCGAGCGGATTCACCGCCCACTACCCGCGCTTGGAGCTGTGTACCGACAACGCCGCGATGATCGCCTACACCGGCTTGCGTCGCCTGGAGGCCGGCCACCGCGACGATCTCGACTTCAGCGTGCGCCCACGCTGGCCGCTGGCCGAACTCAGGTAG
- a CDS encoding L-threonylcarbamoyladenylate synthase gives MSERAAGSSPFRIGHAAAVLRRGGVVAYPTEAVWGLGCDPRRDDAVARLLALKGRPERQGLILIAAEPEQLGGFLAPLPEERAEEIRASWPGPMTWVLPASPRAPRWVSGGRDTVAVRVTAHPVAAALCRAFGGALVSTSANPSAGRPARSAPQVRRYFGTRIDALVPGRLGGLGRPTPIRDGRSGAYLRR, from the coding sequence ATGAGCGAGCGTGCGGCCGGCAGCAGCCCGTTCCGGATCGGGCACGCGGCTGCCGTCCTGCGCCGCGGTGGGGTGGTGGCCTATCCCACCGAGGCGGTCTGGGGGCTGGGGTGCGATCCGCGGCGCGACGACGCCGTGGCGCGCCTGCTGGCGCTGAAGGGTCGTCCCGAGCGTCAGGGCCTGATCCTGATCGCCGCCGAGCCGGAGCAGCTCGGCGGCTTCCTGGCACCGCTGCCGGAGGAGCGGGCCGAGGAGATCCGCGCCAGCTGGCCGGGGCCGATGACCTGGGTGCTGCCGGCCTCGCCCCGGGCGCCGAGGTGGGTCAGTGGTGGACGCGACACGGTGGCCGTGCGGGTGACCGCGCATCCGGTGGCCGCGGCCCTGTGCCGGGCCTTCGGCGGTGCGCTGGTCTCCACCAGCGCCAACCCCTCGGCCGGGCGGCCCGCTCGGAGCGCACCGCAGGTGCGGCGTTACTTCGGCACGCGGATCGATGCCCTGGTGCCTGGTCGGCTGGGCGGGCTGGGGCGCCCCACCCCCATCCGGGACGGGCGCAGCGGGGCGTACCTGAGACGCTGA
- the plsY gene encoding glycerol-3-phosphate 1-O-acyltransferase PlsY — protein MLDVILVIIGYLIGSISSAIVVCRVMNLGDPRQGGSGNPGATNVLRLAGKVPAGITLVGDWLKGTLPVLLAWLATEDPVVASAAGLAAFFGHLFPVYFRFQGGKGVATGLGVILAWSPLALLATAVTWLAVAGAFRYSSLAAVVAFAMAPIYMLWLSGSPVLTAATAILTVAIVWRHRENIVRLAAGEESRIGSSGS, from the coding sequence ATGCTGGATGTCATCCTTGTAATCATCGGTTATCTCATCGGTTCCATCTCCTCGGCGATCGTGGTCTGCCGGGTGATGAATCTCGGCGACCCGCGCCAGGGCGGCTCCGGCAACCCCGGGGCGACCAACGTGTTGCGCCTGGCCGGCAAGGTGCCGGCGGGCATTACCCTGGTTGGCGACTGGCTCAAGGGGACGCTCCCGGTGCTGCTGGCCTGGCTGGCCACCGAGGATCCGGTGGTGGCCAGCGCCGCGGGTCTGGCGGCCTTCTTTGGCCACCTGTTCCCGGTCTACTTCCGGTTCCAGGGGGGCAAGGGTGTGGCCACGGGCCTGGGGGTGATCCTGGCCTGGTCTCCGCTGGCCCTGCTGGCCACTGCGGTGACCTGGCTGGCCGTGGCCGGCGCCTTCCGCTACTCCTCGCTGGCCGCCGTGGTGGCCTTCGCCATGGCGCCGATCTACATGCTCTGGCTCTCGGGCTCGCCGGTGCTCACCGCGGCGACGGCCATCCTCACGGTGGCCATCGTCTGGCGCCACCGCGAGAACATCGTCCGGCTCGCCGCCGGTGAGGAGAGCCGCATCGGCTCCTCGGGCTCATGA